A single window of Phlebotomus papatasi isolate M1 chromosome 4, Ppap_2.1, whole genome shotgun sequence DNA harbors:
- the LOC129808530 gene encoding nucleolysin TIAR-like has product MDESQPKTLYVGNLGNSVSEELLWSLFAQIGMVKNFKIIREPGNDPYAFIEFTNHQSASTALTAMNKRLFLDKEMKVNWATSPGNQPKADTSSHHHIFVGDLSPEIEAETLREAFAPFGEISNCRIVRDPQKLKSKGYAFVSFVKKAEAENAIQAMNGQWLGSRSIRTNWSTRKPQPPRETSKGIKGGKPSYEEVYNQTSPTNATVYCGGFAANVISEELVHKHFGQFGAIQDVRVFKDTGYAFIKFTRKEVATHAIEVTHNTDINGQPVMCFWGKENGGDTTSNAQPSNQSQPVQPQGAQYLYSYQQMGYWYQPGYPAAQMPAQYMQQVYYPYTYTSPQQGAGAYRMVQPANTMYMGVPTVQSVTATNGAAANQPQIMYTAMPQYQYRMATSPGTLYI; this is encoded by the coding sequence ATGGACGAGTCACAGCCCAAGACCCTGTATGTGGGCAACTTGGGCAATTCGGTGTCTGAGGAATTGCTATGGTCGCTCTTTGCACAGATTGGCATGGTGAAGAATTTCAAGATAATTAGGGAACCTGGCAATGATCCCTATGCATTCATTGAATTTACCAATCATCAGTCAGCGTCCACAGCACTGACCGCCATGAATAAGAGACTCTTTCTGGACAAGGAGATGAAAGTTAATTGGGCCACGAGTCCGGGAAATCAGCCAAAAGCTGACACTAGTTCCCACCATCACATTTTCGTTGGGGATTTGAGTCCGGAAATTGAGGCAGAGACCCTGAGGGAGGCTTTTGCACCCTTCGGAGAAATTTCCAATTGTCGCATTGTGCGCGATCCGCAAAAACTGAAATCCAAGGGATATGCCTTTGTGTCGTTCGTGAAGAAGGCTGAGGCTGAGAATGCCATTCAGGCGATGAATGGACAGTGGCTGGGCTCTAGGTCAATTCGTACCAACTGGAGCACCCGCAAACCACAACCACCGCGTGAAACGAGCAAGGGTATCAAGGGTGGTAAGCCATCGTACGAAGAGGTTTACAATCAGACTAGTCCAACAAATGCCACTGTGTACTGTGGAGGCTTTGCAGCCAATGTGATCAGCGAGGAGTTGGTGCACAAGCACTTTGGCCAATTTGGCGCCATTCAGGATGTCAGGGTGTTCAAGGATACAGGCTATGCCTTTATCAAATTCACCAGAAAGGAAGTCGCAACGCATGCCATCGAAGTTACTCACAACACCGACATCAACGGACAGCCCGTCATGTGCTTCTGGGGCAAGGAGAATGGTGGAGATACCACGAGCAATGCCCAGCCATCAAACCAGAGTCAACCGGTGCAGCCACAGGGAGCACAGTATCTCTATTCCTATCAGCAAATGGGCTACTGGTACCAGCCGGGATATCCTGCGGCACAGATGCCAGCGCAGTACATGCAACAGGTCTACTATCCCTATACCTACACGAGTCCACAGCAAGGAGCCGGAGCATATCGCATGGTCCAGCCGGCCAATACGATGTATATGGGAGTCCCCACGGTACAGAGTGTGACGGCCACCAATGGGGCCGCTGCCAATCAGCCTCAAATCATGTATACGGCGATGCCACAGTATCAGTATCGGATGGCGACATCGCCAGGAACTTTGTACATCTGA